GACATAGATATGtaaatatttacaaaaaaaataaaaaatttatcattgATTATTTAGGACATAAGTCATAAGTTATCTTTATATGTACATAGAGACCAAAGCAAATAACAAAATGGTACCTTAGTGTCTAAAGAACCAATAATGCTATTTGAAGGAGCTATGTCTTCACATCTTGAGCATTGACTCCAATTTTAGATCTCCATTGATCAAATTTTTGTTCTTGATCGACAggaacaaaaatttcaaatggAGCGTCTTTTCCTCCTACCTTTTTCTTCGGTTGATCATCAATGCCGTTGTAATCCAAATCCTGTAAAATACCTGGAACTTTCATACCATCCTTTCCATATAATCCCATGTCCATATCAAACTTTTGTTTTGAGCTTataaaacctttttcaagatcTGAAGTAAAGGATTCGTCTAGAATATCCTCCTCTTCGGCAACCCATTGTCGGAAATTGATCAGTGGTTTTGGAATCTTGGAACAAGAAAGTTCTTTGAAGTTTGCCACTATTCCTTTTGTGTATGGATTTTCCTTCTTATCATAGCGGTACCGGAAATTCTCATAAGTTgtctaaaagaagaaaaaaaaaatgtcgaaAATAAGACACGCATATAAGGTCAAATTTAAAGACATGTATAGACTATAAGCACAAATGAATTAAAGCattaaaaagagaaagagaatacCTGGTTGGTGGAAATCAGGTAAAGATGGAACACTGTTAGGCCACCGACAAACCAAACGGCTATGAAGCAATATGCAATGAGAGTGACCGATAGGACATCGCGTGACATGTTTGCCCACAATCCACCTTCTTGATGAAGAAGGGTAACCCAAGAAAACGAGAAAACGTATATGCACAACACGGTTGATGATGATATGAACATTATGAAGAACGGATAGTTACGCTAAAATAAACATGATAAGAAGCACAACTGTATTAGATTCTGTTAAAAATATCAGCAACCCTAGCTAGTTCAAAATTAAACAGATACGAAAAACATGGACAAAGTAATGATGATCAAACTTACCGATCCAATACACTGACCAACCCAAGGGCAATGATGATCGAACTTCTGAACACAGTTATTACAAATGGAGCAATGAGAAGCACGTGGTGGACGATAGAGCAAGCAAGTATCGCAAAACTTGACTTTCACTGTATGGCCATTGACTATCACATCCTTCACTCTAGGTAGTTTGAGGTTAGGAGTTCGATTGTTTACCCATTCCATAGATGCCGTATTAGTGTGAACTGATTCATCTGAATCAGGTAGCTGTGAATTCCGGGGGATAATTCCTGGATCTCTACCAGATGTCATGAAGAGAAATATAAAATCCTGCATTCAACCGATGAAATGAAACCTCGTGCTTAAAATATCACGAAGAAACTATAAGTAGATATTACTATTGATAAAGTAAATTTTATAACTTTACCAACCAAAATTGTGAGGATCACTCCTCCAGTAAATACAAGTTGGTTAAAAAGAGTGCCGTCTTCATTCATTATTAATAGCATTCTTATGCAGAATATTATTGCTGGACCTCCGATCAGGAACGATGTCAAAAAAAGAGAATTTGCATCATGCCCAAAGACTAATCTTCCACCAAAAAGAAATTTCTGACATGAAAAAATAAGCTCTATCAGAAATCAGTTTACATCATAGTTCAGTTAACAACTTCACTCTAATCTAAGGCCCTATCCTTTTTCTTGGGATCCAAGTAAccgtctttttatttatttatttggaaaggaaaatgttaaaaaattgttaGACTTGTTAGATGTTACTGGAGAGTGAGATTTCAATATTGTCTCCCTATGACTCTCAACACTTCCAACCACAAAGCCACCCTTATGACTTGCTCTCCTAGTAACAGTCGGATCGAAGAAGAGATTCGACCATTCAACTGCCGATAAAAGGAATCATCAAAATATTCCTTAGCCTACATTAACGAAAAAGCCATTTGAAAATCACCTCTTATACCCTAATGGCCTAATCCTCCATCATTGTGCATTGCAATAATATCCTCTAAAAAGCTATGCAATTCGCGGCAAGTAATCAATTCACCTTGTATCGTACCTACTgtcaaaatatttcaaattttgaactTTTTCTCTTCATCTAAATGAACTTAACCTCCACAAATACAGAATCTATAACATCTTACACTAATCCATATCCCCCCAAAATTCTCTTCATCTAAGTGTATAT
This genomic interval from Trifolium pratense cultivar HEN17-A07 linkage group LG6, ARS_RC_1.1, whole genome shotgun sequence contains the following:
- the LOC123888214 gene encoding probable protein S-acyltransferase 1 gives rise to the protein MMNTSNNNLASSPSPSVAVSVEPPKTRRLYQVWKGNNKFLFGGRLVFGHDANSLFLTSFLIGGPAIIFCIRMLLIMNEDGTLFNQLVFTGGVILTILDFIFLFMTSGRDPGIIPRNSQLPDSDESVHTNTASMEWVNNRTPNLKLPRVKDVIVNGHTVKVKFCDTCLLYRPPRASHCSICNNCVQKFDHHCPWVGQCIGSRNYPFFIMFISSSTVLCIYVFSFSWVTLLHQEGGLWANMSRDVLSVTLIAYCFIAVWFVGGLTVFHLYLISTNQTTYENFRYRYDKKENPYTKGIVANFKELSCSKIPKPLINFRQWVAEEEDILDESFTSDLEKGFISSKQKFDMDMGLYGKDGMKVPGILQDLDYNGIDDQPKKKVGGKDAPFEIFVPVDQEQKFDQWRSKIGVNAQDVKT